One genomic segment of Carassius auratus strain Wakin chromosome 29, ASM336829v1, whole genome shotgun sequence includes these proteins:
- the ptpro gene encoding receptor-type tyrosine-protein phosphatase O isoform X1: protein MSSALRWVLSLCFIITIIIIQHGAPFQVALQDDSRMLLSLDADDVRPEASVYSVRVSGEPHTHTLLFTRPADGQTLPHPLQFNASYHGLCYSISLMLGNDSSASRAVRTVPVLTKPLPLDSVEMSDYSLAPETGVVFQIRSPDRNIYTRVNISYMEGDQPRYMLYKDFLKGKTVFKHWLSGTCYTNISFQLVSEATVNRSTLVSRSDVTHEPLRHRTVPNPPLNVSLKIIHVSVRGASGSNVLKASHNASVLRRARDAPAAEEQEEEVNSVEMSVTQTPLNNVTVYSSTAEPNSTELMWAEPTGSPTHNEEEEEFVNALVAEYEDSNEPGSAMDVTFEPSVTPKPLPPFLLELRWSPPRPPAAYDGFNIYIYHDGNSTETATVDENTHEFFTELSEAGTYRVHVTTLSSSGDCETRESSAHSGLTFYLSPAGEWMEQPQERPQAVSVKMLDSSTAAVSWAPSRHRYNGSLISVLSLTCLRPSINQRMENTYCSEENITSDIISSLMPGAQYKVVVYHTNGPLVSPPSEPVIIDIEPTGVRDLVVYPLSPSTVILSWQRPYNVAFKKYVLHTFFFNSATQTSQWSTYYEIAATASVIASVRVTDLLPAWFYNFRVTMVTWGEPSLSCCDASTVSFVTAPEAPHISSVDYAHGTLFVRWTYGDLFTDLSHSRMLHWQLTVEGKKGARRRYSIDVTRNMMKASLTLPPGDIYNLTVSACTETSRNTSAPHIIKLEPAPPKSLYALNATDSAVTLLWTEEGIVDFYQVLCRPLRVNRESKKLREPLLTAAHVVTISGLQPSTSYNCSVISSSYSSISDPAYITISTTVREMNPSVAAISALAVLSVLLIILLVLFLLVLRKKHMELSRECGAETFVNFASFERDGKLPYNWRRSLFAFLTLLPSCLWTDYLLAFYINPWSKTALKKRKLTSPVQLSDFDAYIKDMSKDSAYKFSLQFEELKSVGLDLSHEAADLPVNRPKNRYTNILPYDFSRVKLISLHNDEGSDYINANFIPGYNSPHEFIATQGPLPDTRNDFWKMVLQQKSHIIVMLTQCNERRRVKCDHYWPFTEEPVAYGEITVEMLSETDSPEWTVRNFRLGYADETQDVLHFNYTSWPDHGVPTVNAIESILQFVQIVRQQVNRTKGPIVVHCSAGVGRTGTFIALDRLMQHIQEHEYVDVLGLVSDMRSHRLSMVQTEEQYVFIHQCVLLMWKKKKQQTHTSDVIYENVSKS, encoded by the exons CATGGGGCTCCGTTCCAGGTGGCTTTGCAGGATGACAGCCGGATGCTGCTGTCGCTGGACGCTGATGACGTGAGGCCTGAAGCATCCGTGTATTCGGTGCGTGTTTCCGGAGAGCCGCACACGCACACGCTTCTGTTCACGCGACCCGCTGACGGTCAGACGCTTCCTCATCCGCTCCAGTTCAACGCCTCGTACCACGGCCTGTGTTACTCCATCAGTCTGATGCTCGGGAACGACAGCAGCGCGTCCAGAGCCGTCAGAACGGTTCCTGTGCTCACCA agcctCTTCCTCTAGACAGCGTTGAGATGTCTGATTACAGTCTGGCTCCAGAGACCGGCGTGGTGTTTCAGATCCGTTCTCCAGACAGGAACATCTACaccagagtaaacatcagctACATGGAGGGTGATCAGCCTCGCTACATGCTGTATAAAG atttcCTCAAAGGGAAGACGGTGTTCAAGCACTGGCTGTCGGGCACGTGTTACACCAACATCAGCTTCCAGCTGGTCTCAGAGGCCACAGTGAACAGGAGCACGCTGGTGAGCCGTAGTGACGTTACCCACGAGCCCCTGCGCCACCGCACCG TCCCGAATCCTCCTCTCAACGTTTCGCTCAAAATCATCCACGTCAGCGTTCGAGGAGCATCTGGATCTAACGTTCTGAAGGCGTCCCACAATGCATCAGTCCTCCGGCGGGCACGTGACGCTCCTGCGGCTgaagaacaggaagaggaagtgaaCAGTGTGGAGATGAGCGTCACGCAGACGCCGCTAAACAACGTCACAGTTTACAGCAGCACAGCCGAACCCAACAGCACTGAGCTGATGTGGGCGGAGCCGACAGGAAGCCCCACCCAcaacgaggaggaggaggagtttgTGAACGCGCTGGTGGCAGAATATGAGGACTCTAATGAGCCGGGGTCAGCGATGGACGTGACCTTTGAACCCAGTGTGACACCCAAGCCGCTGCCGCCGTTCCTTCTGGAGCTGCGCTGGTCACCGCCGCGTCCGCCCGCCGCTTACGACGGATTCAACATCTACATCTACCACGACG GAAACTCCACAGAGACGGCGACGGTGGATGAGAACACACACGAGTTCTTCACTGAGCTCTCAGAAGCAGGAACATATCGTGTTCACGTCACTACACTGAGTTCATCTGGAGACTGTGAGACCAGAGAGAGCTCAGCCCACAGCGGACTCACCTTCTACCTGA gtccGGCGGGCGAGTGGATGGAGCAGCCTCAGGAGCGTCCGCAGGCGGTCAGTGTGAAGATGCTGGACTCCAGTACTGCTGCGGTGTCCTGGGCTCCGTCTCGTCACAGATATAACGGCAGTCTGATCTCGGtgctgtctctcacctgtctgcggCCGAGCATCAACCAGCGCATGGAGAACACCTACTGCTCCGAG GAGAACATCACCAGTGACATCATCAGCAGCCTGATGCCCGGCGCGCAGTACAAAGTGGTGGTTTATCACACGAACGGGCCACTGGTCAGTCCCCCGTCTGAACCGGTCATCATCGACATCG AGCCGACAGGTGTGCGTGATCTGGTGGTTTATCCGCTCAGTCCCAGTACCGTCATCCTCAGCTGGCAGCGGCCGTATAACGTGGCCTTCAAGAAGTACGTTCTGCATACCTTCTTCTTCAACTCGGCCACGCAGACGTCTCAGTGGAGCACTTACTACGAGATCGCCGCAACCGCGTCCGTCATCGCCTCTGTG AGAGTGACGGATCTGCTGCCGGCCTGGTTCTATAACTTCCGTGTGACGATGGTGACGTGGGGCGAACCGTCGCTGAGCTGCTGCGATGCTTCTACCGTCAGCTTCGTCACAG CTCCTGAAGCTCCTCACATCTCGTCGGTGGATTACGCTCACGGGACGCTGTTCGTGCGCTGGACTTACGGCGATCTGTTCACCGATCTCTCACATTCGCGGATGCTACACTGGCAGCTGACGGTCGAAGGGAAGAAAGGCGCGAGGAGACGCTACTCCATCGAC GTGACTCGTAACATGATGAAGGCATCTCTGACTCTTCCTCCTGGAGACATCTACAACCTGACGGTCTCCGCCTGCACCGAGACGAGCCGCAACACGTCTGCGCCACACATCATCAAACTGG AACCGGCTCCTCCGAAGTCGCTGTACGcactcaacgccaccgactcgGCCGTCACGCTGCTCTGGACGGAGGAAGGCATCGTGGACTTCTATCAGGTCCTCTGCAGACCGCTGCGAGTCAACAGAGAGAGCAAA AAGCTGCGAGAGCCACTGCTGACCGCTGCTCATGTTGTGACCATATCAGGACTACAGCCGTCCACTTCATATAACTGCAGTGTGATCAGCAGCAGCTACAGCAGCATCAGTGACCCGGCGTACATCACCATCAGCACGACCG tgcgcGAGATGAACCCGAGTGTGGCGGCGATCTCTGCGCTGGCGGTTCTCAGCGTTCTGCTCATCATTCTGCTGGTGCTCTTCCTGCTGGTTCTGCGCAAGAAACACATGGAGCTGAGCCG GGAGTGCGGCGCTGAGACCTTCGTGAATTTCGCCTCTTTCGAGCGAGACGGGAAGCTGCCGTATAACTG GCGCAGGAGTCTCTTTGCGTTCCTCACGCTTCTGCCATCCTGCCTTTGGACTGACTATCTTTTGGCCTTTTATATTAATCCGTG GAGCAAAACAGCGCTGAAGAAGAGGAAACTAACCAG TCCAGTTCAGCTCAGTGATTTCGACGCTTACATCAAAGACATGAGCAAAGATTCGGCGTACAAGTTCTCGCTGCAGTTCGAG GAGCTGAAGAGCGTGGGTCTGGATCTGTCTCATGAAGCGGCCGATCTGCCCGTCAACCGACCCAAGAACCGCTACACCAACATCCTGCCCT ATGATTTCAGTCGAGTGAAGCTGATCTCTCTGCACAACGATGAAGGCTCTGATTACATCAATGCAAACTTTATTCCC GGCTATAACTCTCCGCATGAGTTCATCGCCACACAGGGGCCGCTGCCCGATACCAGGAACGATTTCTGGAAGATGGTCCTGCAGCAGAAGTCTCACATCATCGTCATGCTGACCCAGTGTAACGAGCGCAGGAGG GTGAAGTGTGACCACTACTGGCCGTTCACCGAGGAGCCCGTGGCGTACGGAGAGATTACGGTCGAGATGCTGTCGGAGACCGACTCGCCCGAGTGGACCGTCAGAAACTTCAGACTGGGATAC GCTGATGAAACTCAAGACGTTCTCCACTTTAACTACACCTCGTGGCCAGATCACGGCGTTCCGACAGTCAACGCCATCGAGAGCATCTTACAGTTCGTTCAGATCGTACGGCAGCAGGTCAACAGGACCAAAGGGCCCATCGTGGTCCACTGCAG TGCTGGAGTGGGGCGCACCGGCACCTTCATCGCTCTGGACCGGTTGATGCAGCACATTCAGGAACACGAGTATGTGGACGTCTTGGGACTGGTGTCAGACATGCGCTCACACCGGCTCTCCATGGTCCAAACTGAG gagcagTACGTATTCATCCATCAGTGTGTCCTACTTATGTGGAAAAAGAAGAAGCAGCAGACGCACACGAGCGACGTCATCTACGAGAATGTCAGCAAGTCCTAA